The sequence CTCATCTCGTTCTCCTGAGGATAAATGTTCCACCAGCAGCGAAGGAAAAGACGAAAAGAGGCCTCAGAATAATTCAAGCCCAAAGGATGTTCATTATGTTCACTCCTCCAATACTCCTCCAATGTAAGTTATTGTTACCCTCACTAAATAGCATTCCTAAAGATGTCTAGCCCTTGTGCTTTAGTTTGAATATTAAAATTTGCAGGTACAGCCCGAGGCCTGAAAATGGTCAGATCAATCGCGAAAATGTCCATACCAGGAAGATACGTGAGCAGCAGCGTACGTTGCACGTTACTggaaacttttttcaaatgagaTTCCTACTTATCTGTTTTCGACATTgcagaaaaaacaatattaacgAACAAATCACACAGTATGGTCAATATATCGACATACGGAAAAACAGTTGGAAGTGATGCTGCAACAAACAACGTTAATCCACCAAATCATACAAAGTAAGTATTGGGAAAGGTTTTAAAAATCGGAAGGTACTTTGACACAAGGGAGTCAGAATTTTATCAGTCTGTCGATGATTGGAACTTATAATACAATATCCGATGCCAATTTGAAATCGATCGCGACGGATAGAAAGccattagcttagcttagcttagcttagactgactgtacatatcaatggttgctactctgtgattgatcagaactggtgcaaattgcattacgatccaagtgaatagtggttgggatttaccaactattctcgaagtgcacgtttcagcagctcgcaaatgttgatcaataacggcgccggccaagtccttacagtcagttgggaaagggagggaatgtgagtgtgtggtaattgttgctactagagaccgagaatacctctgcatctccacatttaccacgggaaggaagtagtgttagttgggtggggtaatcagtaacatagatcgggattcaccatggaaagtgatgtgacctatgaaacttctacacaggagtattagcatttccttaatttgttcaattgttcattcttcgcgagaataaacaatcaatcgctcaaagtgagcgattgttcatttgaatttcggattaggcgcccgcgttatcatttcattaacgtaagaaaagtaaagaaacgggatttaaattgaaaataattgatagtaatcggaaagctaatgttattcagcaacccttattttatctctatttgacgttaagtaagaatgtaaatttacgttcattttacatgtcgtttattttgcattactttcgcgcgcgtgtgtgtgtcacttgcattgaccagtataccgtaatgaggatctcactggtattaatcctgatgtgccggttggcactcgtgttgggcttgtgcgctttgagcggcacacgttcgcttcccagtctacataaaatcgcacatggtgcaatacaagatgctaaattggagacgatatacatacacgTGTGGAAAAGTACATCTATCGCCTGCACTCCAGCATCCTACatgacaccatatacgttcatgtgttgactgggtttgatagggtctgcttatggacacatgcagctttttgtagaggtttaacagagcccactgtcaaaccccaccacatcctaggcaggccccctaactcgctgtggccatggggaggggtcgtcaatcccttggacatagtccctgctgcccctcgaTCGCGACGGATAGAAAGCCATTTTGTATAAATTTGGATGAAGTAATCGGTGGCCGAAATGTACCAAGACTTatgaaaatcaataaatttttcttctgtcataagacgagtttttacaatcccattgaattccaccacttaattgtatcttgacagatacgtatttcgacctcaaaagtaaggccgtcttcagtgtctcgtacttgactcgacgacgacgacgaagtcgagtcaagtacgagacactgaagacggccttacttttgaggtcgaaatacgtatctgtcaagatacaattaagtggtggaattcaatgggattgtaaaaactcgtcttatgacaggtgaaaacattccactaaaaagctcaaaataattttcttatcaaatttTTCTTTCTAGGACTTCGCAACAACAAAATCATGGCTTAAGAGGGAATGCAGCCGAAACGATCAGTTGTTTGAATACCTCAGATGTAATGACTTTGAAGCAGAGAGGAAGCTTGACAGAAGCAACGTACAACCAGTACATACAGCGGCATAGTTCCCACTCCATTCGCCTACCATATTCGGCAAAGCTGCATGACGGAAATTGGACTTTAAAGGTTCTCGGTGAAGAGTGCCTGGTCACAATCGGAAGCAACCAAGGTTGCAGCTATGTGTCTCAGGTTTCCTTAGAACGAATCGCCGAATTGGATAGCGCTAGTGATTTTGAAGTGGCGAAGAACATACTGTTGGCCAATCTTAAGGTCGTACGAGTATTGGAGGATATTTTGGCTCAGCAACGGGAAGCCATAGTGAGTTGTATTCGAACCGAGATGCACACAGTTGGAACGAAATGTGGAACTGATTTGAATAGCGCTAAATGCTTGCTTGAAATGCGAAGGATTTCCATGATGGGTGACTTTTCGACGAAACTGCACCACAGTAAATTCATTCTAAACGAAAATTTGAAACATGGATTCTGGagattttttgaaaacaatGCTTCACTAATGGAACGGAACTCATTTGGAAATATGAATGACTGCTACTTCGAAGCTAGTCCCAAATTCGTTAAAGATATTTTAAACGAAATATTCGACCAGCGTAAGAATGATTTGCTGAGGATTTGTTCACCTTTCTTTGAACCTAGTGTAAAATCCATGAAACCGCATCATTGTATGTTTCTGAGAGAGGAGGATGTAAAACTGTTCAATGATTTAGAACATGTCCTTCCTAAAAGTGTGTTGTCAGTAATTACGGAAAATTTTACAAAGAAAATCGCTGATATAGAGCCTGATCAATACTGCCAGTCACTTCCGGTTGCAAACAATGTCTATTTGCACGTTTGTAAGAGTTTATTGCAGATCGAAAGACGGGTTGAACAGGAAGTGGCCATACTGAAACCCATTGCATATCATCAGAACGAATGGATAATGACTGATGAGGCTAAAAAACAAAGGGGAACAACGTCAGAAAAGTGTTTTCTCGCCCAACTTCGGGCGTTGGTCTTTTTTGCGAACCATTTTGAGCCTGGAAAGTCATCAACGAGATATATTGTTCCTTACCAGTTTAAGTTAGAAGTGTTCAAAGAAGAAAACGTCTGCGATCATTATTTATGGCTTTGTTTGTTAGATTTCACAATATCGGGCCTGGTTGGGGAGAATCTTCCAACATATTATTCGAATTtgtttaaaacaataaaacaatgcaTCACACTTGGAAAACATGTGGGACCACAATCCCACGAGTCTACTCGAAGGGAAGTCCACAGTATGTTGGAATTTATTGCCCAAATAGAATCGTCAGCGATCGGAAATagcaaaatttttgaatttgctCTATCAAGCCTAACAGAATGTGTGAGTAAGTCATATCTCAATGATAAATGGGATCCCCGCCGTACAATCGAAGTATTAAATAGATTTTGGGAAAGATACAATGAGCTTCATCAACAGCTTTCAAGAAAACTGGGAGGAAATGGTCGGactaaaaaaattgaagaactgCTGAATAACATTTTAGATGTTATTCGTGTTGTAATGGAAAAGCTAGAGCACCTtgaagactttttgaaattctaCAACACATTTAGTGAGTTTTTGCTTGACTTATCGGAATTGTCGTATGACTGGTTTGTACAAATTCAAGACCAGAGATTTCGAAGCATTCTATTCAGGAGGCGAGTAATCAAGTGGGTTGATAACAAGGCCGGTAATATGGAAAGCGCATGCTATCTAGTTGAGAGAGAAATGAATGATTCTTTTATCGAATTATGTGCACCTGGCAATATACCAAAACACTACACATATGAAGTAGTCTTCAGCCTTCTTGAAAGTGTTCTTAAAACATCTAAAACCATGAGCTGGAGAAACGGGAATATATTGACTAAAGCTGACCAATTAAGTGCAACAGTACAGCTGATCAGTACCGTACGGAATACGCTTCTTCGCCTCGTTGAACAGCCCTACTCCGATGATTTCGAAAGATTCTACAACCAAACTACTAAACCTTTCGATAGCATCATCAGTAACAGTGTTTCTTTGCAGGATTTTGAAGATCGACTGGCTAGAATCGCTGAGCCGTTTTTGTATTTTAGCCATCACGGCAACTTGCGATTCGCAAAAATGCTACGGACGTTCTCCGACTATGGTGATGAAGAATGTTCGATGACAGACCTCGAGCTTTACAATAGTCAATTCGAAGATATCATGCTAAAGGTCAGTACGTTGGAAGATTCAGCCAAAATCTGGGAA comes from Armigeres subalbatus isolate Guangzhou_Male chromosome 2, GZ_Asu_2, whole genome shotgun sequence and encodes:
- the LOC134218107 gene encoding uncharacterized protein LOC134218107 isoform X3, yielding MYSPRPENGQINRENVHTRKIREQQQKTILTNKSHSMVNISTYGKTVGSDAATNNVNPPNHTKTSQQQNHGLRGNAAETISCLNTSDVMTLKQRGSLTEATYNQYIQRHSSHSIRLPYSAKLHDGNWTLKVLGEECLVTIGSNQGCSYVSQVSLERIAELDSASDFEVAKNILLANLKVVRVLEDILAQQREAIVSCIRTEMHTVGTKCGTDLNSAKCLLEMRRISMMGDFSTKLHHSKFILNENLKHGFWRFFENNASLMERNSFGNMNDCYFEASPKFVKDILNEIFDQRKNDLLRICSPFFEPSVKSMKPHHCMFLREEDVKLFNDLEHVLPKSVLSVITENFTKKIADIEPDQYCQSLPVANNVYLHVCKSLLQIERRVEQEVAILKPIAYHQNEWIMTDEAKKQRGTTSEKCFLAQLRALVFFANHFEPGKSSTRYIVPYQFKLEVFKEENVCDHYLWLCLLDFTISGLVGENLPTYYSNLFKTIKQCITLGKHVGPQSHESTRREVHSMLEFIAQIESSAIGNSKIFEFALSSLTECVSKSYLNDKWDPRRTIEVLNRFWERYNELHQQLSRKLGGNGRTKKIEELLNNILDVIRVVMEKLEHLEDFLKFYNTFSEFLLDLSELSYDWFVQIQDQRFRSILFRRRVIKWVDNKAGNMESACYLVEREMNDSFIELCAPGNIPKHYTYEVVFSLLESVLKTSKTMSWRNGNILTKADQLSATVQLISTVRNTLLRLVEQPYSDDFERFYNQTTKPFDSIISNSVSLQDFEDRLARIAEPFLYFSHHGNLRFAKMLRTFSDYGDEECSMTDLELYNSQFEDIMLKVSTLEDSAKIWEIKDSIYRQIVESEENQNTAKPKILACLATVWSIIISENVSNADKYVKPHATQIQTILRLLAKGRITECFENHFVHVPPEDGNSTVLALVSGVLQLLGNNVVIVYRNEHAAQQIIRKFRRLYQLFDIRVSYKSFDELVRCQVEPIALKAERHISNCIGLPHTAGNITTGTMKTKFLLVIDGFDTVEKHYQRTYNRSFSPVVPGLAKIQQKIWELVRANSADVEHLINSYVQSSSDADILELRSLIDCNKSYPLLETYPTPSVVQYTNRTMFTVHFKRMIKAASTVHYRSSDDSFLRHFELNPKGVLMSDFNDEHFYSDGHTGYYKPFVYFSLRVDNFVQNVDGVNNYGYLHFNVTSYPYRRLLEEFSILGVTESQHSNFSLKFTMNALFEKPEPNFQSHSNVDEWKRAILSEIDATVSANRSVIVLFEYASDITRFKQFAQLQLDHFNKFTETTMAMVPFASRTVLLVTLEMLLNIEYRPSVSTKSNGGLHVIQTYFSLDEGEETLIRQWLGRGGGGSYELIVCREYLGTLVLMEKGEQSFDYRCLNKIRKRHSEAYNANKVKQLEKLDAEQRKFLELWNNLL
- the LOC134218107 gene encoding uncharacterized protein LOC134218107 isoform X2; the protein is MEPYDSERSVQFNRDNRSTKLKQENHKRNPPENTVSAGSLEKHDQNNLEISNESDTQNHSVEEGLDGSSRSPEDKCSTSSEGKDEKRPQNNSSPKDVHYVHSSNTPPMYSPRPENGQINRENVHTRKIREQQQKTILTNKSHSMVNISTYGKTVGSDAATNNVNPPNHTKTSQQQNHGLRGNAAETISCLNTSDVMTLKQRGSLTEATYNQYIQRHSSHSIRLPYSAKLHDGNWTLKVLGEECLVTIGSNQGCSYVSQVSLERIAELDSASDFEVAKNILLANLKVVRVLEDILAQQREAIVSCIRTEMHTVGTKCGTDLNSAKCLLEMRRISMMGDFSTKLHHSKFILNENLKHGFWRFFENNASLMERNSFGNMNDCYFEASPKFVKDILNEIFDQRKNDLLRICSPFFEPSVKSMKPHHCMFLREEDVKLFNDLEHVLPKSVLSVITENFTKKIADIEPDQYCQSLPVANNVYLHVCKSLLQIERRVEQEVAILKPIAYHQNEWIMTDEAKKQRGTTSEKCFLAQLRALVFFANHFEPGKSSTRYIVPYQFKLEVFKEENVCDHYLWLCLLDFTISGLVGENLPTYYSNLFKTIKQCITLGKHVGPQSHESTRREVHSMLEFIAQIESSAIGNSKIFEFALSSLTECVSKSYLNDKWDPRRTIEVLNRFWERYNELHQQLSRKLGGNGRTKKIEELLNNILDVIRVVMEKLEHLEDFLKFYNTFSEFLLDLSELSYDWFVQIQDQRFRSILFRRRVIKWVDNKAGNMESACYLVEREMNDSFIELCAPGNIPKHYTYEVVFSLLESVLKTSKTMSWRNGNILTKADQLSATVQLISTVRNTLLRLVEQPYSDDFERFYNQTTKPFDSIISNSVSLQDFEDRLARIAEPFLYFSHHGNLRFAKMLRTFSDYGDEECSMTDLELYNSQFEDIMLKVSTLEDSAKIWEIKDSIYRQIVESEENQNTAKPKILACLATVWSIIISENVSNADKYVKPHATQIQTILRLLAKGRITECFENHFVHVPPEDGNSTVLALVSGVLQLLGNNVVIVYRNEHAAQQIIRKFRRLYQLFDIRVSYKSFDELVRCQVEPIALKAERHISNCIGLPHTAGNITTGTMKTKFLLVIDGFDTVEKHYQRTYNRSFSPVVPGLAKIQQKIWELVRANSADVEHLINSYVQSSSDADILELRSLIDCNKSYPLLETYPTPSVVQYTNRTMFTVHFKRMIKAASTVHYRSSDDSFLRHFELNPKGVLMSDFNDEHFYSDGHTGYYKPFVYFSLRVDNFVQNVDGVNNYGYLHFNVTSYPYRRLLEEFSILGVTESQHSNFSLKFTMNALFEKPEPNFQSHSNVDEWKRAILSEIDATVSANRSVIVLFEYASDITRFKQFAQLQLDHFNKFTETTMAMVPFASRTVLLVTLEMLLNIEYRPSVSTKSNGGLHVIQTYFSLDEGEETLIRQWLGRGGGGSYELIVCREYLGTLVLMEKGEQSFDYRCLNKIRKRHSEAYNANKVKQLEKLDAEQRKFLELWNNLL
- the LOC134218107 gene encoding uncharacterized protein LOC134218107 isoform X1; this translates as MEPYDSERSVQFNRDNRSTKLKQENHKRNPPENTVSAGSLEKHDQNNLEISNESDTQNHSVEEGLDGSSRSPEDKCSTSSEGKDEKRPQNNSSPKDVHYVHSSNTPPILNIKICRYSPRPENGQINRENVHTRKIREQQQKTILTNKSHSMVNISTYGKTVGSDAATNNVNPPNHTKTSQQQNHGLRGNAAETISCLNTSDVMTLKQRGSLTEATYNQYIQRHSSHSIRLPYSAKLHDGNWTLKVLGEECLVTIGSNQGCSYVSQVSLERIAELDSASDFEVAKNILLANLKVVRVLEDILAQQREAIVSCIRTEMHTVGTKCGTDLNSAKCLLEMRRISMMGDFSTKLHHSKFILNENLKHGFWRFFENNASLMERNSFGNMNDCYFEASPKFVKDILNEIFDQRKNDLLRICSPFFEPSVKSMKPHHCMFLREEDVKLFNDLEHVLPKSVLSVITENFTKKIADIEPDQYCQSLPVANNVYLHVCKSLLQIERRVEQEVAILKPIAYHQNEWIMTDEAKKQRGTTSEKCFLAQLRALVFFANHFEPGKSSTRYIVPYQFKLEVFKEENVCDHYLWLCLLDFTISGLVGENLPTYYSNLFKTIKQCITLGKHVGPQSHESTRREVHSMLEFIAQIESSAIGNSKIFEFALSSLTECVSKSYLNDKWDPRRTIEVLNRFWERYNELHQQLSRKLGGNGRTKKIEELLNNILDVIRVVMEKLEHLEDFLKFYNTFSEFLLDLSELSYDWFVQIQDQRFRSILFRRRVIKWVDNKAGNMESACYLVEREMNDSFIELCAPGNIPKHYTYEVVFSLLESVLKTSKTMSWRNGNILTKADQLSATVQLISTVRNTLLRLVEQPYSDDFERFYNQTTKPFDSIISNSVSLQDFEDRLARIAEPFLYFSHHGNLRFAKMLRTFSDYGDEECSMTDLELYNSQFEDIMLKVSTLEDSAKIWEIKDSIYRQIVESEENQNTAKPKILACLATVWSIIISENVSNADKYVKPHATQIQTILRLLAKGRITECFENHFVHVPPEDGNSTVLALVSGVLQLLGNNVVIVYRNEHAAQQIIRKFRRLYQLFDIRVSYKSFDELVRCQVEPIALKAERHISNCIGLPHTAGNITTGTMKTKFLLVIDGFDTVEKHYQRTYNRSFSPVVPGLAKIQQKIWELVRANSADVEHLINSYVQSSSDADILELRSLIDCNKSYPLLETYPTPSVVQYTNRTMFTVHFKRMIKAASTVHYRSSDDSFLRHFELNPKGVLMSDFNDEHFYSDGHTGYYKPFVYFSLRVDNFVQNVDGVNNYGYLHFNVTSYPYRRLLEEFSILGVTESQHSNFSLKFTMNALFEKPEPNFQSHSNVDEWKRAILSEIDATVSANRSVIVLFEYASDITRFKQFAQLQLDHFNKFTETTMAMVPFASRTVLLVTLEMLLNIEYRPSVSTKSNGGLHVIQTYFSLDEGEETLIRQWLGRGGGGSYELIVCREYLGTLVLMEKGEQSFDYRCLNKIRKRHSEAYNANKVKQLEKLDAEQRKFLELWNNLL